A stretch of Halococcus sediminicola DNA encodes these proteins:
- the gnd gene encoding phosphogluconate dehydrogenase (NAD(+)-dependent, decarboxylating), with translation MQLGVVGLGRMGRIVAGRALDAGHEVVAFDTDEQAVAAAAEVGAEPADSVPELAEKLGEHKRIWLMVPAGDAIDAVLADLEPHLDGDDVVVDGGNSHFEASVRRAESTPAAYLDCGTSGGPAGAEVGFSLMIGGPEWAYGELSPVFDAVATGPAGHDRMGPAGSGHYVKMIHNGVEYALMAAYGEGFELLHNGRYDLDLESVARTWNNGAVIRSWLLELCEEAFAEEGTDLDTVADHVAGGSTGTWTVQEALSQEIPVPLIYTALAERFGSRSNGRFARRLANRLRYGFGRHEVAREE, from the coding sequence ATGCAACTGGGCGTCGTCGGACTCGGACGGATGGGGCGGATCGTCGCCGGGCGCGCACTCGATGCCGGTCACGAGGTGGTCGCCTTCGACACGGACGAGCAAGCGGTCGCGGCCGCCGCCGAGGTCGGTGCCGAACCGGCCGACTCCGTGCCGGAGCTCGCCGAAAAACTCGGCGAGCACAAGCGGATCTGGCTGATGGTGCCCGCCGGCGACGCCATCGATGCCGTGCTCGCCGATCTCGAACCCCACCTCGACGGCGACGATGTCGTGGTCGACGGCGGCAACTCTCACTTCGAGGCGTCTGTCCGTCGGGCCGAATCGACTCCGGCGGCGTATCTCGACTGCGGGACCTCGGGTGGACCGGCGGGCGCGGAGGTCGGTTTCTCGCTGATGATCGGCGGGCCCGAGTGGGCCTATGGGGAACTCTCGCCGGTGTTCGACGCCGTAGCGACTGGACCAGCAGGCCACGACAGGATGGGTCCCGCAGGGTCGGGCCACTACGTGAAGATGATCCACAACGGCGTCGAGTACGCGCTGATGGCGGCCTACGGTGAGGGGTTCGAACTACTTCACAATGGTCGATACGATCTCGACCTCGAATCGGTCGCGCGCACGTGGAACAACGGAGCGGTGATCCGCTCGTGGCTGCTCGAACTCTGCGAGGAGGCCTTCGCCGAGGAGGGCACCGACCTGGATACCGTCGCCGACCACGTCGCGGGCGGTTCGACGGGGACGTGGACCGTCCAGGAAGCGCTCTCCCAAGAGATTCCCGTCCCGCTCATCTACACCGCGCTCGCCGAACGGTTCGGATCCCGCTCGAACGGCCGCTTCGCCCGCCGGCTCGCCAACCGCCTGCGCTACGGCTTCGGTCGTCACGAGGTCGCCCGCGAGGAATAA
- a CDS encoding MTH1187 family thiamine-binding protein, producing the protein MTVVALLSVAPVREGSMAGEVAKAVGALDEFDVRYETNPMGTVIEADEPSELFGAAQAAHEAVDGDRVSTVLKIDDKRASDDAADEKVTAVEDELGREASSNHE; encoded by the coding sequence ATGACCGTCGTTGCACTGCTCAGTGTTGCGCCCGTACGGGAAGGGAGCATGGCCGGCGAGGTCGCCAAAGCCGTCGGCGCGCTCGACGAGTTCGACGTGCGCTACGAGACGAACCCGATGGGCACGGTAATCGAGGCCGACGAACCGAGCGAACTCTTTGGCGCTGCACAGGCCGCCCACGAGGCCGTCGACGGCGACCGGGTGAGCACCGTTCTGAAAATCGACGACAAGCGCGCGAGCGACGATGCGGCGGACGAGAAAGTCACCGCCGTCGAGGACGAACTCGGCCGGGAAGCGAGCAGCAATCACGAGTGA
- a CDS encoding helix-turn-helix domain-containing protein has product MRYFEFTIKPDDGAMHPVDKVILETPGVTREALVHVNALANGTGVMLYRLRGDPEVLTERLDGHPQLLSCSSIAVEGGTFHFYVHVEPGQPAGRLMSVAQKYALMIVPPLPFVAGGLRITIVGTHEMLQQALEELPEETHISVEQVGEYSPDDRNVLSLLTDRQLEVFEMAVEHGYYEIPRRATHEDIADELGCAPSTVDEHLRKAESRILTSLV; this is encoded by the coding sequence ATGAGGTACTTCGAGTTCACCATCAAACCCGACGACGGGGCGATGCACCCCGTCGACAAGGTGATTCTGGAGACACCGGGCGTGACGCGCGAGGCGCTCGTCCACGTCAACGCGCTCGCCAACGGCACGGGCGTGATGCTCTATCGCCTCCGCGGCGACCCCGAGGTACTCACCGAGCGCCTCGACGGCCATCCCCAGTTGCTCTCGTGTTCGTCGATCGCCGTCGAGGGCGGAACCTTTCACTTCTACGTCCACGTCGAGCCGGGCCAGCCCGCCGGCCGACTGATGTCGGTCGCCCAGAAGTACGCCCTGATGATCGTCCCGCCGCTGCCGTTCGTCGCGGGCGGGCTACGCATCACGATCGTCGGTACTCACGAGATGCTCCAGCAGGCGCTCGAAGAGCTACCCGAGGAGACGCACATTTCCGTCGAACAGGTCGGCGAGTACTCGCCGGACGACAGAAACGTGCTCTCGCTGCTGACCGACCGCCAGCTCGAGGTGTTCGAGATGGCCGTCGAACACGGCTACTACGAAATCCCGCGGCGGGCGACCCACGAGGACATCGCCGACGAACTCGGCTGTGCACCGAGCACGGTCGACGAACACCTCCGCAAGGCCGAATCGCGGATCCTCACGTCGCTCGTCTGA
- a CDS encoding NAD(P)/FAD-dependent oxidoreductase has translation MIGIVGGGIAGLAAAYRLQQEGHEVRIFEASEDIGGLAATYETAGDRIEKFYHHLSKSEETIVELAEELGLGDALEWRVGKNGYYVDGTLHPMDTPWQILAYPHLSLYDTFRLGMLTLDIDVRGGVPKFDSYEDLRDFEDVPIKQFVLDHTTRGVYEKFFEPLLEAKFGSRKDDVSAAWLLGRIKFRGERDLLRGEILGYFDGGFHRLIDALVAAVDRENIQTGARVTDLDTTGGEVESLTVTTDAGTETHAVDEVVVAAMPNVLEDLTGYSCEIDFQGTVCSVISLSESLMDTYWLNIADEAPFGALIEHTSFVPATRYGGEHLLYAVSYVQDPEEEVWRMSDEAVEATWLAGIESFFPDFDRSSVNWIETARNPRTAPVYERGYLDMVIPYDLADDVADGVYYAGMASRAQYPERSLNGGIRAGFACADRIAEKDELEQRQAATAVGDGGRRD, from the coding sequence ATGATCGGCATCGTCGGCGGCGGCATCGCGGGACTCGCCGCGGCCTATCGCCTTCAGCAGGAGGGCCACGAAGTCAGGATTTTCGAGGCCAGCGAGGACATCGGTGGTCTCGCCGCGACCTACGAAACAGCGGGCGATCGCATCGAGAAGTTCTATCACCACCTCTCGAAATCAGAGGAGACGATCGTCGAACTCGCCGAGGAGCTGGGTCTCGGCGACGCGCTCGAATGGCGCGTCGGCAAAAATGGCTACTACGTCGATGGCACCCTTCATCCGATGGACACGCCGTGGCAGATCCTCGCCTATCCGCATCTGAGTCTCTACGATACGTTCCGCCTCGGAATGTTGACCCTCGACATCGATGTGCGCGGCGGCGTGCCGAAGTTCGACAGCTACGAGGACCTTCGAGATTTCGAAGACGTCCCGATCAAGCAGTTCGTCCTTGACCACACCACGCGCGGCGTCTACGAGAAGTTCTTCGAACCCCTGCTCGAAGCGAAGTTCGGCTCGCGAAAAGACGACGTGAGCGCGGCGTGGCTGCTCGGACGCATCAAGTTCCGCGGCGAACGCGACCTCCTCCGGGGCGAGATTTTGGGCTACTTCGACGGCGGCTTTCATCGACTCATCGACGCGCTCGTCGCCGCGGTCGACCGCGAGAACATTCAAACCGGTGCGCGCGTCACGGACCTCGATACGACTGGTGGCGAGGTCGAATCACTCACGGTCACGACCGACGCGGGAACCGAAACCCACGCGGTCGACGAGGTCGTCGTCGCGGCGATGCCCAACGTGCTGGAGGACCTCACGGGCTATTCCTGTGAAATCGACTTCCAGGGCACGGTCTGCTCGGTGATCTCGCTCTCCGAGTCGCTGATGGACACCTACTGGCTCAACATCGCCGACGAGGCCCCTTTCGGCGCGCTCATCGAACACACGAGCTTCGTGCCCGCGACGCGCTACGGCGGCGAACACCTGCTCTACGCGGTGAGCTACGTTCAGGATCCCGAAGAAGAGGTATGGCGGATGAGCGACGAAGCCGTCGAGGCGACCTGGCTCGCGGGCATCGAGAGTTTCTTTCCCGACTTCGATCGCAGCAGCGTCAACTGGATCGAAACGGCCAGAAACCCCCGCACTGCGCCGGTCTACGAGCGCGGCTATCTCGACATGGTGATCCCCTACGATCTCGCTGACGATGTCGCCGACGGGGTCTACTACGCTGGAATGGCGAGTCGCGCCCAGTACCCCGAACGAAGCCTGAACGGCGGGATCCGCGCCGGCTTCGCCTGTGCCGACCGCATCGCTGAAAAAGACGAACTCGAACAGCGCCAAGCGGCCACGGCCGTCGGTGACGGCGGCCGGCGTGACTGA
- a CDS encoding valine--tRNA ligase, translating to MTELSESYDPTTLEAKWREEWADSELYRYDDDETSDSDTQYVIDTPPPYPTGDFHIGNALGWCYMDFAARYHRLRGENVSFPQGWDCHGLPTEVKVEENQGIRRTDVSREEFRELCIEHTEGQIDAMKETMQRLGFSQDWEQEFRTMDPDYWAKTQRSFVEMADKGYVHRDEHPVNWCPRCETAIADAEVENVDSQGTLATVRFPGIENDDIEIATTRPELLAACVGMAVDPDDERYADRIGDSFEVPLFEQEVELIADEAVDGEFGTGAVMICTFGDKQDVDWWAEYDLDLRPVVTEDGRLDESVPEFGGLDLDEAKAEITTALQKEGYLEGEEPIEQSVGACWRCDTPIEILSKEQWFVRVDQEEILSKAREIEWIPEHMYGRLEEWTEGMDWDWVISRQRVFATPIPAWSCDDCGHWHVATPDELPVEPTEDDPAIDCPECGASEWTGETDVMDTWMDSSISALHAAGWPDEPFEPVQLREQGHDIIRTWAFYTILRTAALEDEKPWEEALINGMVLGTDGNKMSKSKDNSVAPIDVVEEQSADAFRQAIALGGQPGSDIQFQHKEVTSASRFLTKLWNITRFASDHLDDADGTEPAYTDTDRWIRSNCARIADDVAADMDEHRFDRALRTVREFVWHDLADDYLELIKGRLYEGSPEEQAAARQTLSTVLSASIRMLAPFSPFLAEETYRHLPGTSGSVHAAGWPELDAEDESREARGERIAAVASAVRAWKSEAGMALNADLDRVEIYPDDGTEEFDTGDLRATVNAPIEIEAGEPDIEMVPVDVDPDHSTIGPEFREQAGAVVGALESADPADIAAQKRGQGEIELDTNGEVVVLGGDAVEIRHEQRAAGETVEVLDVDGATVLVFP from the coding sequence ATGACAGAGCTATCCGAGAGCTACGACCCAACCACCCTCGAGGCCAAGTGGCGCGAGGAGTGGGCCGATTCCGAGCTGTACCGCTACGATGACGACGAAACCAGCGATAGTGACACGCAGTACGTCATCGACACGCCGCCGCCGTATCCCACGGGAGATTTCCACATCGGGAACGCGCTCGGCTGGTGTTACATGGACTTCGCCGCCCGGTATCACCGCCTGCGGGGCGAGAACGTCTCCTTCCCACAGGGCTGGGACTGCCACGGGCTCCCCACCGAGGTGAAGGTCGAGGAGAACCAAGGCATCCGGCGGACGGACGTCTCGCGTGAGGAGTTCCGGGAGCTCTGCATCGAGCACACCGAGGGCCAGATCGACGCGATGAAGGAGACGATGCAGCGTCTGGGCTTCTCTCAGGACTGGGAACAGGAGTTCCGGACGATGGACCCCGACTACTGGGCGAAGACCCAGCGTTCGTTCGTCGAGATGGCCGACAAGGGCTACGTCCACCGCGACGAGCACCCCGTCAACTGGTGTCCGCGCTGCGAGACGGCCATCGCCGACGCCGAAGTCGAGAACGTCGATAGCCAGGGGACGCTCGCGACCGTTCGATTTCCTGGTATCGAAAACGACGACATCGAAATCGCTACCACGCGACCGGAACTGCTCGCGGCCTGCGTCGGCATGGCGGTCGATCCCGACGACGAGCGCTACGCCGACCGCATCGGCGACAGTTTCGAGGTGCCACTCTTCGAGCAGGAGGTCGAACTGATCGCCGACGAGGCCGTCGACGGCGAGTTCGGAACGGGGGCGGTGATGATCTGCACCTTCGGCGACAAGCAGGACGTCGATTGGTGGGCCGAGTACGACCTCGATCTGCGACCTGTAGTGACCGAGGACGGCCGCCTCGACGAGAGCGTCCCGGAGTTCGGCGGACTCGACCTCGACGAGGCGAAGGCGGAGATCACCACTGCACTCCAGAAAGAGGGTTATCTCGAGGGTGAGGAGCCGATCGAGCAGTCGGTGGGGGCGTGCTGGCGGTGTGACACACCCATCGAGATCCTCTCGAAGGAGCAGTGGTTCGTCCGCGTCGACCAGGAGGAGATCCTCTCGAAGGCCCGCGAGATCGAGTGGATCCCCGAGCACATGTACGGCCGGCTGGAGGAGTGGACCGAGGGGATGGACTGGGACTGGGTGATCTCGCGCCAGCGCGTGTTCGCCACCCCGATCCCGGCGTGGTCGTGCGACGACTGCGGCCACTGGCACGTCGCCACCCCCGACGAGCTACCCGTGGAGCCGACCGAGGACGACCCCGCCATCGACTGTCCGGAGTGTGGCGCGAGCGAGTGGACCGGCGAGACCGACGTGATGGACACCTGGATGGACTCGTCGATCTCGGCGCTCCACGCGGCTGGCTGGCCCGACGAACCCTTCGAGCCGGTCCAGCTCCGCGAGCAGGGCCACGACATCATCCGGACGTGGGCGTTCTACACGATCCTCCGAACGGCGGCGCTCGAAGACGAGAAGCCGTGGGAGGAGGCGCTGATCAACGGGATGGTCCTGGGGACCGATGGCAACAAGATGAGCAAGTCGAAGGACAACTCGGTCGCGCCGATCGACGTCGTCGAGGAGCAGTCAGCCGATGCCTTCCGGCAGGCGATCGCACTCGGCGGCCAGCCCGGCTCGGACATCCAGTTCCAGCACAAGGAGGTGACGAGCGCCTCGCGGTTCCTCACGAAGCTCTGGAACATCACGCGCTTCGCGAGCGACCACCTCGACGATGCCGACGGAACGGAACCCGCATACACCGACACCGACCGCTGGATCCGCTCGAACTGTGCGCGCATCGCCGACGACGTGGCCGCCGACATGGACGAGCATCGGTTCGATCGAGCGCTCAGGACGGTTCGAGAGTTCGTCTGGCACGATCTCGCCGACGACTACCTCGAACTGATCAAGGGGCGGCTCTACGAGGGGAGTCCCGAAGAGCAAGCCGCGGCCCGGCAAACGCTCTCCACAGTTTTGTCGGCGTCGATCCGCATGCTCGCACCCTTCTCGCCGTTCCTCGCCGAGGAGACCTATCGCCACCTGCCCGGAACCTCGGGAAGCGTTCACGCGGCCGGGTGGCCCGAACTCGATGCCGAGGACGAGAGCCGGGAGGCTCGTGGCGAGCGCATCGCGGCGGTAGCGAGCGCGGTCCGGGCGTGGAAGTCGGAGGCCGGGATGGCGCTCAACGCCGACCTCGATCGCGTCGAGATCTATCCCGACGACGGTACTGAGGAGTTCGACACCGGCGACCTGCGCGCGACGGTCAACGCCCCGATCGAGATCGAAGCGGGCGAGCCAGACATCGAGATGGTCCCGGTGGACGTCGACCCGGACCACAGCACGATCGGGCCTGAGTTCCGCGAGCAGGCCGGTGCTGTCGTCGGCGCACTCGAAAGCGCCGACCCCGCCGACATCGCCGCACAGAAGCGCGGACAGGGTGAAATCGAACTCGACACCAACGGAGAGGTCGTCGTGCTCGGCGGTGACGCGGTCGAAATCCGTCACGAGCAGCGTGCGGCCGGCGAGACCGTCGAGGTGCTCGACGTCGATGGCGCGACGGTGCTCGTCTTCCCCTGA
- a CDS encoding long-chain-fatty-acid--CoA ligase translates to MKVEMRTTDFLDRAVDLYSDVTGVIAHDGTEYTYGEFAERVNQVSHALREMGVEQGDRVALLSPNTHYFLETLYGTNQIGAVFVPMNYLLVPDDFEYILNDCDADIVIADYEYAANVEAVRDSVPAESFVGYQADDIDGDWEDYEDWLAAQPTESPERPEIAEEDDASINYTSGTTGDPKGVVRTHRTEHWHALVLNHHKEIRDDDTYLWTLPMFHCNGWGHTYAITGTGATHVCQRTFDAEGTLERVREHDVSYMCGAPTVLNRLIAHYDENPDVVTTGERDVRIATAGSAPATATLSSIEDDIGWRIIHLYGLTETAPLITSSNSPRRLAEHGRDLKVKQGSEVLATDVRVVDEDGTDVPRDGSTLGEIVVKGNQVMDRYLNKPEATEEAFNARLPGYFHTGDLATMDEDGMVAIQDREKDIIISGGENVSSIAVEDVLYDHPDIAKAAVIPTPSDEWGEAVTALVVAKPDADLTGEAVREFAGEHLARYKVPKTVEFVDDLPETATGKVQKYELREEYWEEEERLVGQG, encoded by the coding sequence ATGAAGGTCGAAATGCGAACCACGGATTTCCTCGATCGGGCGGTCGATCTCTATTCGGATGTCACCGGGGTCATCGCCCACGACGGCACCGAATACACCTACGGCGAGTTCGCAGAGCGCGTCAATCAGGTCTCGCATGCCCTCCGGGAGATGGGTGTCGAGCAGGGCGATCGGGTGGCGCTGCTCTCGCCGAACACGCACTACTTCCTCGAAACGCTGTACGGAACGAACCAGATCGGGGCCGTGTTCGTCCCGATGAACTACCTGCTGGTGCCCGACGACTTCGAGTACATCCTGAACGACTGCGACGCCGATATCGTCATCGCCGACTACGAGTACGCCGCAAACGTCGAGGCGGTCCGCGATTCCGTACCGGCCGAGTCGTTCGTCGGCTATCAGGCCGACGACATCGACGGGGACTGGGAGGATTACGAGGACTGGCTCGCCGCCCAGCCGACCGAGTCGCCCGAGCGGCCCGAGATTGCCGAAGAGGACGACGCCTCGATCAACTACACCTCGGGAACGACCGGCGACCCGAAGGGCGTCGTTCGCACACACCGGACCGAACACTGGCACGCGCTCGTGTTGAATCATCACAAGGAGATCCGCGACGACGACACCTACCTCTGGACGCTACCGATGTTCCACTGCAACGGCTGGGGTCACACCTACGCCATCACCGGGACGGGCGCGACCCACGTCTGCCAGCGCACGTTCGACGCCGAAGGAACCCTCGAACGGGTGCGCGAACACGACGTCTCCTACATGTGTGGCGCTCCAACAGTTCTAAACCGGCTCATCGCCCACTACGACGAGAATCCCGACGTCGTGACGACCGGCGAGCGCGACGTGCGCATCGCCACCGCCGGCAGCGCGCCCGCGACGGCCACCCTCTCCAGTATTGAAGACGACATCGGCTGGCGGATCATCCATCTCTACGGACTGACCGAGACCGCGCCGCTGATCACTTCCTCGAACTCGCCGCGCCGACTCGCCGAGCACGGGCGCGATCTGAAGGTGAAACAGGGCAGCGAGGTGCTCGCCACCGACGTTCGGGTCGTGGACGAGGACGGCACCGACGTCCCCCGCGACGGCTCGACGCTGGGCGAGATCGTCGTCAAGGGCAATCAGGTGATGGATCGGTATCTCAACAAGCCCGAGGCGACCGAGGAGGCGTTCAACGCCAGACTGCCGGGCTACTTCCACACCGGCGACCTCGCGACGATGGACGAGGACGGGATGGTGGCGATTCAAGATAGAGAAAAGGACATCATCATCTCCGGCGGCGAGAACGTCTCGTCGATCGCCGTCGAGGACGTCCTCTACGACCACCCAGACATCGCCAAGGCGGCCGTGATCCCCACTCCGAGCGACGAGTGGGGCGAGGCAGTGACGGCGCTCGTGGTGGCGAAACCCGACGCCGACCTCACGGGCGAGGCCGTCCGCGAGTTCGCCGGCGAGCATCTCGCGCGCTACAAAGTCCCGAAGACGGTCGAGTTCGTCGACGACCTTCCCGAGACGGCGACCGGCAAGGTCCAGAAGTACGAACTCCGCGAGGAGTACTGGGAGGAGGAAGAACGACTGGTCGGACAGGGCTGA
- a CDS encoding SpoVR family protein, with protein sequence MSDRITARRVADSLEEPVSEAANLARKLGLEPYRVNYWIVDYDEMNELIAYDGFQTRYPHWRWGMKYDRQQKQNQFLGGKAFEIVNNDDPAHAFLQESNSLADQKAVITHVEAHADFFAHNQWFGLFSGGGTPNAAAMLARHADTISEFMRDPDIEREAVERWIDTIQCLDTNIDRHRAFASASAEKSEDIELDDIADRLADLDLGADVVSEVFDEEWLESQREEDVSGTIPEEPEPDLLAFFYRHGMAYDDESGKAVEMEEWQRTILELLRREAYYFAAQRMTKVMNEGWAAYWESMMMGEENFAGTDEFLSYADHQARVLASPGLNPYKLGKELWEYIENSVNRREVCERLLRVEGITWRNFHDVVDFETVAAALAPDSTVDRISSERLAALDADDPRIDSEGLAAAKEGAIDVERYPWKLLTYEGMAERHYSLAKPQNRGFLRRTSREELERISRYLFDGSRYGDIDEALADVEYAAGWDRLFEIRESHNDVTFLDEFLTQEFVDDNDYFTYEYTQATGDYRATSTDYEDVKKKLLLQFTNFGKPTITVHDGNYNNRNELLLAHHYNGVMLDVEQARQTLKRVFALWGRPVNLKTIVKELGEHDLEVAKRREREPDPDERGKLIRYDGNEFTVEDLPWSDVESIAATDVDYDTKPDEWLA encoded by the coding sequence ATGAGTGACCGCATCACCGCACGGCGAGTGGCCGACAGCCTCGAAGAGCCAGTGAGCGAGGCCGCGAACCTCGCCCGGAAACTGGGACTCGAACCCTACCGGGTGAACTACTGGATCGTCGATTACGACGAGATGAACGAACTCATCGCCTACGATGGCTTTCAAACTCGCTATCCACATTGGCGCTGGGGGATGAAGTACGACCGCCAGCAAAAACAGAACCAGTTTCTGGGGGGCAAGGCCTTCGAAATCGTCAACAACGACGACCCGGCCCACGCCTTCCTCCAGGAGTCGAACTCCCTGGCGGATCAGAAGGCCGTCATCACTCACGTCGAGGCCCACGCCGACTTCTTCGCGCACAACCAGTGGTTCGGGCTGTTCTCGGGCGGCGGGACGCCGAACGCCGCCGCAATGCTCGCCCGCCACGCCGACACCATCTCAGAGTTCATGCGCGACCCGGACATCGAGCGCGAGGCCGTCGAGCGCTGGATCGACACCATCCAATGTCTCGATACCAACATCGACCGTCATCGGGCCTTTGCGAGCGCGAGCGCCGAGAAAAGCGAGGACATCGAACTCGACGACATCGCCGATCGGCTCGCGGACCTCGACCTCGGGGCCGACGTGGTGAGCGAGGTCTTCGACGAGGAATGGCTCGAATCGCAGCGCGAGGAGGACGTGTCGGGGACGATTCCCGAAGAACCCGAACCCGACTTGCTCGCCTTCTTCTACCGCCACGGGATGGCCTACGACGACGAGAGCGGGAAGGCCGTCGAGATGGAGGAGTGGCAGCGCACGATTTTGGAACTCCTCCGGCGGGAGGCCTACTACTTCGCCGCCCAGCGGATGACGAAAGTGATGAACGAGGGCTGGGCGGCCTACTGGGAGTCGATGATGATGGGCGAGGAGAATTTTGCGGGTACTGACGAGTTTCTGAGCTACGCCGACCATCAGGCTCGCGTGCTCGCCTCCCCAGGGTTAAATCCCTACAAACTCGGCAAGGAACTCTGGGAGTACATCGAAAACTCGGTGAATCGCCGCGAGGTCTGCGAACGACTCCTCAGGGTGGAGGGCATCACGTGGCGCAACTTCCACGACGTGGTCGATTTCGAGACGGTAGCGGCGGCGCTCGCACCCGATTCGACGGTCGACCGGATTTCGAGCGAGCGGCTGGCAGCGCTCGACGCCGACGACCCACGAATCGACAGTGAGGGACTCGCGGCGGCGAAAGAGGGTGCGATCGACGTCGAGCGATACCCGTGGAAGCTGCTCACCTACGAAGGGATGGCCGAACGCCACTACTCGCTCGCCAAACCCCAGAATCGGGGCTTCCTCCGGCGCACGAGTCGGGAGGAACTCGAACGGATTTCGAGGTATCTGTTCGACGGTTCGCGCTATGGCGACATCGACGAGGCGCTCGCCGACGTCGAGTACGCCGCGGGCTGGGATCGCCTGTTCGAGATTCGGGAGAGTCACAACGACGTGACTTTCTTGGACGAGTTCCTCACACAGGAGTTCGTCGACGACAACGACTACTTCACCTACGAGTACACCCAAGCCACCGGCGACTACCGGGCGACCTCGACGGACTACGAGGACGTCAAGAAAAAACTACTCCTGCAGTTCACGAACTTCGGCAAACCGACTATCACTGTGCACGACGGCAACTACAACAACCGCAACGAACTGTTGTTGGCCCACCATTACAATGGCGTGATGCTCGACGTCGAGCAGGCGAGACAGACCCTAAAGAGGGTGTTCGCCCTCTGGGGGCGGCCGGTGAACCTCAAGACGATCGTGAAGGAACTCGGCGAGCACGACCTCGAAGTCGCAAAGCGCCGCGAGCGCGAACCCGACCCCGACGAACGCGGGAAACTCATCCGCTACGACGGCAACGAGTTCACCGTCGAGGACCTCCCGTGGAGCGACGTCGAGAGTATCGCCGCCACGGACGTCGATTACGACACGAAACCCGACGAGTGGCTCGCGTGA
- the mch gene encoding methenyltetrahydromethanopterin cyclohydrolase gives MDSLNRMALELIEEAIDFTDELAIDVRELDNGATVLDFGHRVPGGVEAGLLLAEIQTAGLATVQTRMDTVADAPIPQVELTTDRPALALLCSQTADWEIQREEFEGLGGGPARALAAEMEIFSRVGYADEFDFGVLAVEADESPTEAAAAEIADRAGIEPNSLFLPTTPTASLAGSLTVAARAGELAAVRLTDLGYDPLDIRSVSASAPLAPVGESEASALGRTNDALAYGGRVHMTVAEEFDRFDELPSTATDEYGTPFEQIFESVGWSLTDLPSELFAPAQLTVDVVGGSTHVLGETNEGLLADSFDL, from the coding sequence ATGGACAGTCTCAATCGGATGGCGCTCGAACTGATCGAGGAGGCCATCGACTTCACCGACGAACTCGCGATCGACGTCCGGGAACTCGACAACGGAGCCACGGTGCTCGATTTCGGGCATCGCGTGCCGGGCGGCGTCGAGGCGGGCCTGCTGCTGGCCGAAATCCAGACCGCGGGGCTCGCGACCGTCCAGACGCGGATGGATACGGTCGCCGACGCCCCCATCCCCCAGGTGGAACTCACGACCGACCGCCCGGCGCTCGCGCTGCTCTGCTCGCAGACGGCCGACTGGGAGATTCAAAGGGAGGAGTTCGAGGGACTGGGCGGCGGCCCTGCGCGGGCGCTGGCCGCCGAGATGGAGATCTTCTCGCGGGTGGGCTACGCCGACGAGTTCGACTTCGGCGTGCTGGCCGTTGAGGCCGACGAGTCACCCACCGAAGCGGCCGCCGCCGAGATCGCCGACCGGGCCGGTATCGAGCCGAATTCACTATTCCTGCCGACGACACCGACCGCGAGCCTCGCGGGCAGCCTCACCGTCGCCGCGCGGGCGGGCGAACTCGCGGCCGTGCGACTGACCGATCTGGGCTACGACCCGCTCGACATCCGCTCTGTGAGCGCGAGCGCACCGCTCGCCCCGGTGGGCGAGAGCGAGGCGAGTGCGCTGGGCCGGACGAACGACGCGCTCGCCTACGGCGGACGGGTCCACATGACCGTCGCCGAGGAGTTCGATCGTTTCGACGAGCTACCGTCGACCGCGACCGACGAGTACGGCACGCCCTTCGAGCAGATCTTCGAAAGCGTCGGCTGGTCGCTCACGGACCTTCCCAGCGAACTCTTCGCGCCGGCCCAGCTCACCGTCGACGTCGTGGGCGGGTCGACGCACGTCCTCGGCGAGACGAACGAGGGACTGCTCGCCGACTCGTTCGACCTGTGA